The following proteins are encoded in a genomic region of Methylobacterium tardum:
- a CDS encoding TadE/TadG family type IV pilus assembly protein translates to MARPRRIPTRSEIRKNRTRRAWSRLTADRSGAVALIFGLAGTVLLGLVGGGIDYSRMVYRRSQMQNAVDAAVLGGGNTLKLSPSNATAVASIVQRLVAENAPSPPDRPLSVVVSVSSDKTSVSATATDQFKLAFGAFVGLKVVPITVRSTATIMGKMRLCLLTLDPAAVGSLHLEKNANLSATSCSLYADSNSPKAIQGDDNAIAKADTICSVGGSNTSRANFAPPVTSGCPAIADPLAVTVKAPVPGSCVTVSASAGPGPGKGPGGPAAGNVAITASTTLDPGTYCGGLHISGSANVTLNPGVYIIKDGPLIVDGQASMTGQDVGFYFMGDAAGLRFDANTTISLAAPVSGPLAGFLMTEQPGVSAPVPPPPGPAGSPPSPPGPPSKPLREYRIISNNARTMLGTIYLPSGRLIIDGSAAVSDQSAYTVIVVQLLDLYDGPTLYLNANYDATSVPVPKGVGPVNGKILLTQ, encoded by the coding sequence ATGGCCAGGCCGCGCAGGATTCCGACGCGCTCCGAAATCCGCAAAAACCGAACGCGCCGCGCTTGGTCACGACTTACCGCCGATCGAAGCGGCGCCGTCGCCCTCATCTTCGGACTCGCCGGCACCGTCCTTCTCGGCCTCGTCGGGGGCGGCATCGATTACAGCCGCATGGTCTACCGCCGCAGCCAAATGCAGAATGCCGTCGATGCAGCGGTGCTCGGCGGAGGCAATACGCTGAAGCTTTCCCCCTCGAACGCCACGGCTGTGGCCAGCATTGTCCAGCGTCTCGTCGCGGAAAACGCGCCATCGCCGCCGGATCGACCGCTCTCCGTGGTGGTCAGCGTCAGCAGCGACAAGACCAGCGTCTCGGCGACCGCAACCGATCAATTCAAATTGGCCTTCGGCGCCTTCGTCGGGCTCAAGGTTGTGCCGATCACCGTGCGCTCAACCGCGACGATCATGGGGAAGATGCGCCTGTGCCTGCTCACGCTGGACCCGGCCGCCGTCGGCAGCCTTCATCTTGAGAAGAACGCGAACCTGTCGGCGACGTCCTGCTCCCTCTACGCGGATTCGAATAGTCCGAAGGCCATCCAGGGCGACGACAACGCCATCGCCAAAGCCGACACGATCTGCAGCGTCGGTGGCTCGAACACGAGCCGCGCCAACTTCGCGCCGCCCGTCACGTCGGGATGCCCGGCCATCGCCGACCCGTTGGCCGTGACCGTCAAGGCGCCGGTGCCCGGCAGCTGCGTCACGGTGAGCGCGTCGGCCGGGCCCGGCCCCGGGAAGGGGCCCGGGGGACCGGCCGCCGGCAACGTCGCCATCACCGCCAGCACGACGCTCGATCCCGGCACCTATTGCGGCGGGCTGCACATCTCGGGGTCTGCAAACGTCACGCTGAACCCGGGCGTCTACATCATCAAGGATGGTCCGCTGATCGTGGACGGCCAAGCGAGCATGACGGGTCAGGATGTCGGCTTCTACTTTATGGGCGACGCCGCCGGCCTGCGCTTCGATGCCAACACGACGATCAGCCTCGCGGCGCCGGTCAGCGGACCGCTCGCGGGCTTCCTGATGACCGAGCAGCCCGGCGTCTCCGCGCCCGTGCCGCCGCCGCCGGGGCCGGCCGGCTCGCCGCCGTCACCGCCCGGACCGCCGTCCAAACCCCTGCGCGAGTACCGGATCATCAGCAACAATGCCCGCACCATGCTGGGCACGATCTACCTGCCCTCCGGCCGGCTGATCATCGACGGCAGCGCGGCCGTCAGCGACCAGTCCGCCTACACCGTCATCGTCGTGCAGCTGCTGGACCTCTACGACGGGCCGACCCTGTATCTGAACGCCAATTACGACGCGACCAGCGTTCCGGTGCCGAAGGGCGTCGGGCCGGTCAACGGGAAGATCCTGCTGACGCAGTGA
- a CDS encoding SfnB family sulfur acquisition oxidoreductase, with amino-acid sequence MNIAVDARTLEPQRPGAPGPARPPSPAHVIRDDAEALAVARRLAGAFRAGASERDRDAIRPLAELDAFSQSGLWSINVPRAYGGPEVSYRTLAAVIAIIAAADPAIAQIAQNHLGIVAAIRTVSDEAQKRLLFGAVLRGTRFGNAFSERGTKRAADFETRFTDHGDYVVVRGQKFYATGALLAHLVPIVALDDQGRAWYAIAERDAPGLTVIDDWSSFGQRGTASGTVLIEDVRVPKTHLVPAWKGYEAPKADGAVFQIIQAAVDAGIGREALDDTVRFVREKARPWIDSGLERASDDPYTIQAIGDLTIRQHAAEALLDRAGLALDAAVAQPSAESVAAAQLAAAEAKVLTTEVALAAANKLFELSGTRSTLAAENLDRHWRNARTHTLHDPVRWKYAIIGNHALNGVNPPLHAWS; translated from the coding sequence ATGAACATTGCTGTCGATGCGCGCACGCTCGAACCGCAGCGCCCGGGGGCACCTGGTCCTGCGCGTCCGCCCTCCCCCGCCCACGTGATTCGTGACGATGCCGAGGCGCTGGCCGTCGCCCGACGCCTCGCCGGCGCGTTTCGAGCCGGCGCCTCCGAGCGCGACCGGGATGCGATCCGGCCGCTCGCCGAGCTCGATGCCTTCTCCCAGAGCGGCCTGTGGTCGATCAACGTGCCGCGCGCCTATGGCGGTCCGGAGGTCTCCTACCGGACGCTCGCGGCTGTGATCGCCATCATCGCGGCGGCCGATCCGGCGATCGCGCAGATCGCCCAGAACCATCTGGGCATCGTGGCGGCGATCAGGACCGTCTCGGACGAGGCGCAGAAGCGGCTCCTGTTCGGGGCGGTCCTGCGCGGCACCCGCTTCGGAAACGCCTTCTCGGAGCGGGGCACCAAGCGGGCGGCCGATTTCGAAACCCGCTTCACCGACCACGGCGACTATGTCGTGGTGCGCGGCCAAAAATTCTACGCCACCGGGGCGCTCCTCGCGCATCTCGTGCCGATCGTCGCCCTCGATGACCAGGGGCGTGCCTGGTACGCCATCGCCGAACGGGACGCGCCGGGGCTTACGGTCATTGACGACTGGTCGAGCTTCGGCCAGCGCGGCACGGCAAGCGGCACGGTGCTGATCGAGGATGTGCGTGTGCCCAAGACCCATCTGGTCCCGGCGTGGAAGGGGTACGAGGCGCCCAAGGCCGATGGTGCCGTGTTTCAGATCATCCAGGCGGCGGTCGATGCCGGGATCGGCCGCGAGGCCCTGGACGACACCGTCCGGTTCGTCCGCGAGAAGGCGCGGCCCTGGATCGACAGCGGGCTGGAGCGCGCCTCCGACGATCCTTACACGATTCAGGCGATCGGCGACCTGACCATCCGCCAGCACGCCGCGGAGGCGCTCCTCGACCGCGCCGGTCTCGCCCTGGATGCGGCGGTGGCTCAGCCGAGCGCGGAGAGCGTCGCGGCGGCGCAGCTCGCCGCGGCCGAGGCGAAGGTGCTGACCACCGAGGTCGCGCTGGCCGCCGCCAACAAGCTGTTCGAGCTGTCCGGCACCCGCTCGACGCTGGCCGCCGAGAATCTCGACCGGCACTGGCGCAACGCCCGCACGCACACGCTGCACGATCCGGTGCGGTGGAAATACGCGATCATCGGCAACCACGCCCTGAACGGCGTGAACCCGCCGCTCCACGCCTGGAGCTGA
- a CDS encoding SURF1 family protein — MTGSRCAAWRDLVAPGLASLIALAILLGLGTWQLQRKAWKEDLIARILQQSRAEPVAPPAPDTWNEARDEFRHVRVSGHFLNDRETLVHGLAAGETPGRALQGYYVLTPFARVEGGTVLVNRGFVPTELKAKADRRDGLVEGPAVVTGILRASEARGMFVPEPDPARGEWFNRDVRGIAAARGLTDVAPYLIEADAVPGQTTWPRGGQLRVDLPNNHLQYAFTWFGLAACLVAVFSVFAWRRLHDADASRTA, encoded by the coding sequence GTGACCGGATCGCGTTGCGCTGCGTGGCGGGACCTCGTCGCGCCGGGGCTAGCCTCCCTGATCGCCCTGGCGATCCTCCTGGGCCTCGGAACCTGGCAGCTCCAGCGCAAGGCCTGGAAGGAGGATCTGATCGCCCGGATCCTGCAGCAGAGCCGCGCCGAGCCAGTCGCGCCGCCGGCACCGGATACGTGGAACGAGGCTCGTGACGAATTCCGTCACGTCCGCGTCTCGGGCCACTTCCTCAACGATCGCGAGACGCTGGTCCACGGCCTCGCCGCGGGAGAGACCCCGGGCCGGGCCTTGCAGGGCTATTACGTGCTCACGCCGTTCGCGCGCGTCGAGGGCGGTACCGTTCTGGTGAACCGCGGCTTCGTGCCGACGGAGCTGAAGGCGAAGGCTGACCGGCGCGACGGGCTGGTGGAGGGGCCGGCGGTCGTCACCGGGATCCTCCGCGCCAGCGAGGCGCGCGGGATGTTCGTACCGGAGCCGGACCCGGCGCGCGGCGAGTGGTTCAACCGCGACGTCCGTGGCATCGCGGCCGCCCGGGGCCTGACCGACGTGGCGCCCTACCTGATCGAGGCCGATGCGGTCCCCGGCCAGACCACGTGGCCGCGCGGCGGCCAGCTGCGGGTCGATCTGCCCAACAACCACTTGCAATACGCGTTCACGTGGTTCGGCCTTGCGGCCTGCCTGGTGGCGGTCTTCTCGGTCTTCGCGTGGCGGCGTTTGCACGATGCCGACGCGTCGCGGACCGCATAG
- a CDS encoding DUF983 domain-containing protein produces MDQRHYAALPPIPTGLRGRCPRCGEGHLFKGYLTLRPSCEACGLDFASFDSADGPAFFVMSIVGLIVVGLALWMEITYEPPIWVHALVAGTLSIGLSLILVRPLKGMLIALQYSNKAEEGRFER; encoded by the coding sequence GTGGATCAACGACATTATGCGGCGCTGCCCCCGATCCCGACGGGCTTGCGGGGCCGCTGCCCACGCTGCGGCGAGGGCCACCTGTTCAAGGGCTACCTGACCCTGCGCCCGTCCTGCGAGGCGTGCGGGCTCGATTTTGCGAGCTTCGATTCGGCGGACGGTCCGGCCTTCTTCGTGATGTCGATCGTCGGCCTGATCGTGGTCGGTCTCGCCCTCTGGATGGAGATCACCTACGAGCCGCCGATCTGGGTCCACGCGCTCGTGGCTGGCACGCTCTCGATCGGCCTCAGCCTGATCCTGGTCCGGCCGCTCAAGGGCATGCTGATCGCGCTCCAGTACAGCAACAAGGCCGAAGAGGGACGCTTCGAGCGGTGA
- a CDS encoding cation diffusion facilitator family transporter, with protein sequence MDRTQKAALLSAGIGGAVTALKFYAAWLTGSLALYSDALESIINVVAAVGAFVALRVAARPADEDHPYGHHKAEFFSAVIEGALIVVAALLILREAYFGLLAPRPLDAPAVGLAVNVGASIVNAVWAVALMRWGRRWRSPALIADARHVFADVVTSGGVLVGVGAVVLTGYPVLDPVVAGLVALNILWSGFRMVRESVDGLMDRAAPAEMVSEIRALISRHGEGALEAHDVRTRSAGQATFIDFHLVVPGAMTVEDSHAICDRLESALETTIPGAVVTIHVEPGEEAKARGLPVL encoded by the coding sequence ATGGACCGCACCCAGAAAGCCGCCCTGCTCAGTGCCGGTATCGGCGGCGCCGTCACGGCCCTGAAGTTCTACGCCGCGTGGCTCACCGGCAGCCTCGCGCTGTACTCGGACGCGCTGGAAAGCATCATCAACGTGGTCGCGGCGGTCGGCGCCTTCGTGGCCCTGCGGGTCGCCGCGCGTCCGGCCGACGAGGATCACCCCTACGGTCACCACAAGGCCGAGTTCTTCTCCGCGGTGATCGAGGGTGCGCTGATCGTCGTGGCGGCGCTCTTGATTCTGCGCGAGGCGTATTTCGGTCTGCTCGCCCCCAGGCCCCTCGACGCGCCGGCCGTGGGTCTGGCGGTCAATGTCGGCGCGAGCATTGTCAACGCCGTCTGGGCTGTCGCCCTGATGCGCTGGGGGCGCCGGTGGCGTTCCCCGGCCCTCATCGCGGATGCGCGCCATGTCTTCGCCGATGTGGTCACCTCCGGAGGGGTCCTCGTGGGCGTCGGTGCCGTTGTGCTCACCGGGTACCCGGTCCTCGACCCGGTCGTGGCGGGTTTGGTCGCGCTCAATATCCTGTGGTCGGGCTTCCGGATGGTGCGCGAATCGGTCGACGGCTTGATGGACCGGGCTGCTCCCGCCGAGATGGTGTCGGAGATCCGCGCGCTCATCTCGCGGCACGGGGAGGGGGCGCTGGAAGCCCACGACGTCCGGACCCGCTCAGCCGGGCAGGCGACCTTCATCGATTTCCATCTCGTGGTGCCGGGCGCCATGACGGTCGAGGATTCACACGCCATCTGCGACCGGCTGGAATCGGCGCTTGAGACCACGATTCCAGGAGCGGTCGTGACGATCCACGTCGAGCCCGGCGAAGAGGCGAAGGCGCGGGGCCTGCCGGTGCTCTAG
- a CDS encoding cytochrome c oxidase subunit 3, with the protein MAEAHAKNHDFHILNPSPWPLIGAFSGFLMAFGAVFWMKSLQIGTLTPGPYIFGAGTIGVLYTMFSWWKDVAHEANSGDHTRVVQLHHRYGMMMFIASEVMFFVAWFWAYFEAALYTADPIQVSRVEFTGGVWPPKGIEAFDPWHLPLLNTLILLTSGTTVTWAHHALLHGDRKGLKYGLWLTIILGVLFTACQAYEYSHAEFGFSGSIYSSTFFMATGFHGAHVIIGTIFLAVCLFRAYAGQFTPRQHLGFEFAAWYWHFVDVVWLFLFAAIYVWGSGVFHGGGAH; encoded by the coding sequence ATGGCCGAGGCGCACGCCAAGAATCATGACTTTCACATCCTGAATCCGAGTCCGTGGCCGCTGATCGGCGCCTTCTCGGGCTTCCTGATGGCGTTCGGCGCCGTCTTCTGGATGAAGAGCCTGCAGATCGGCACCCTGACCCCGGGCCCGTACATTTTCGGCGCCGGGACGATCGGCGTCCTCTACACCATGTTCTCGTGGTGGAAGGACGTGGCGCACGAGGCCAATTCCGGCGATCACACCCGCGTCGTCCAGCTGCATCACCGCTACGGCATGATGATGTTCATCGCCTCCGAGGTGATGTTCTTCGTCGCGTGGTTCTGGGCCTATTTCGAGGCCGCGCTCTACACCGCCGACCCGATCCAGGTCTCCCGCGTGGAGTTCACCGGCGGCGTCTGGCCGCCGAAGGGCATCGAGGCGTTCGATCCGTGGCATCTGCCGCTTCTCAACACGCTGATCCTGCTCACGTCCGGCACGACCGTCACCTGGGCGCACCACGCCCTGCTCCACGGCGACCGGAAGGGGCTGAAGTACGGCCTGTGGCTGACCATCATCCTCGGCGTGCTGTTCACGGCCTGCCAGGCCTACGAGTACAGCCACGCCGAGTTCGGCTTCTCGGGCAGCATCTACTCGTCGACCTTCTTCATGGCGACGGGCTTCCACGGTGCCCACGTCATCATCGGCACCATCTTCCTGGCCGTCTGCCTGTTCCGCGCCTATGCGGGCCAGTTCACCCCGCGGCAGCACCTCGGCTTCGAGTTCGCCGCTTGGTACTGGCACTTCGTCGATGTCGTGTGGCTGTTCCTGTTCGCCGCCATCTACGTGTGGGGCTCGGGCGTCTTCCACGGCGGCGGCGCCCACTGA
- the sfnG gene encoding dimethylsulfone monooxygenase SfnG, producing MTSHFVDQAPREPIRFAYWVPNVSGGLVISKIPQRTSWDGAYNRRLAQIAEEAGFDYGLTQIRFTAGYCAEYQHESVAFSHALLAATSKLKVIAAILPGPWNPTLAAKQIATISQLSGGRIAVNIVSGWFSGEFRAIGEPWLDHDERYRRSEEFIRSLRGIWTQDSFTFRGDFYRYSDYTLKPKPLEPLPEIFQGGSSRAARDMAARVSDWYFTNGNTPENIRAQVDDIRAKAAETGNHPRVGVNAFVIARDTEEEARAVLQEIIDHADPDAVKAFGHEVKNAGKASPEGEGNWAKSSFEDLVQYNDGFKTNLIGTPDQIAERILALKDAGADLALLAFLHFQEDVAYFGQHVIPRVRALESAREKRAEAA from the coding sequence ATGACCAGCCATTTCGTCGACCAGGCGCCGCGGGAGCCGATCCGCTTCGCCTATTGGGTGCCCAACGTGTCGGGCGGCCTCGTGATCAGCAAGATCCCGCAGCGGACCAGCTGGGACGGCGCGTACAACCGCCGCCTCGCGCAGATCGCCGAGGAGGCCGGGTTCGATTACGGCCTGACCCAGATCCGCTTCACGGCCGGCTACTGCGCGGAGTACCAGCACGAGTCGGTGGCCTTCAGCCATGCCCTCCTGGCCGCCACGTCGAAGCTCAAGGTGATCGCCGCGATCCTGCCGGGGCCCTGGAACCCGACGCTCGCCGCCAAGCAGATCGCCACGATCTCGCAGCTCAGCGGGGGCCGGATCGCGGTCAACATCGTCTCGGGCTGGTTCTCGGGCGAGTTCCGGGCGATCGGCGAGCCATGGCTCGACCATGACGAGCGCTACCGCCGCTCCGAGGAGTTCATCCGCAGCCTGCGCGGGATCTGGACCCAGGACAGCTTCACCTTCCGCGGCGACTTCTACCGCTACAGTGACTACACGCTGAAGCCGAAGCCCCTGGAGCCGCTGCCCGAGATCTTTCAGGGCGGCTCGTCGCGGGCGGCGCGCGACATGGCCGCCCGGGTGTCCGATTGGTATTTCACCAACGGCAACACGCCGGAGAACATCCGCGCCCAGGTGGACGACATCCGCGCCAAGGCCGCCGAAACCGGCAACCATCCGCGGGTCGGCGTGAACGCCTTCGTGATCGCGCGCGATACCGAGGAAGAGGCCCGGGCGGTCCTGCAGGAGATCATCGATCACGCCGATCCGGATGCCGTGAAGGCCTTCGGCCACGAGGTGAAGAATGCCGGCAAGGCCTCACCGGAGGGCGAGGGCAATTGGGCGAAATCCAGCTTCGAGGATCTCGTCCAGTACAACGATGGCTTCAAGACCAACCTGATCGGGACGCCCGACCAGATCGCCGAGCGGATCCTGGCCCTCAAGGATGCCGGGGCCGACCTCGCGCTGCTCGCCTTCCTGCACTTCCAGGAGGACGTGGCGTATTTCGGCCAGCACGTCATTCCGCGGGTCCGCGCCCTCGAATCCGCGCGCGAGAAGCGCGCCGAGGCGGCCTGA
- a CDS encoding heme o synthase, with the protein MTSLTNSIGPDVPAPALSAAGGDVPDYFALLKPRVMVLVIFTALVGMVVSQGHVQPAIGAISLLAIAIGAGASGCLNMWWDADIDAVMSRTATRPIPSGRITPEEALGFGLFLSVASVLVLGLTANWLSAGLLAFTIVFYAVVYSMWLKRATAQNIVIGGAAGALPPVIGQAVVTGSVGIESLILFAIIFIWTPPHFWALALIKADEYARAGIPMMPNVAGPASTRRQIVWYSLFLAPLGLAPVALGFGGLLYAVIGVVGGLGMVAFSIRVLRNREGEAEKRAAMGMFGFSILYLFALFSALLAEQSFGLFRPVLG; encoded by the coding sequence ATGACAAGCCTCACGAACAGCATCGGACCGGACGTCCCGGCCCCCGCCCTCTCGGCGGCCGGCGGCGACGTTCCGGACTATTTCGCCCTGCTGAAGCCGCGGGTGATGGTGCTGGTGATCTTCACCGCGCTCGTGGGCATGGTCGTCTCGCAGGGCCACGTGCAGCCGGCAATCGGCGCGATCTCGCTGCTCGCCATCGCGATCGGTGCCGGTGCGTCGGGCTGCCTCAACATGTGGTGGGACGCCGACATCGACGCCGTCATGAGCCGCACCGCCACTCGGCCGATTCCATCGGGCCGGATCACGCCGGAGGAGGCCCTCGGCTTCGGGCTGTTCCTCTCGGTGGCCTCCGTGCTGGTGCTCGGCCTCACGGCGAACTGGCTGTCCGCGGGGCTGCTGGCCTTCACCATCGTGTTCTACGCGGTGGTGTACTCGATGTGGCTGAAGCGGGCGACGGCGCAGAACATCGTCATCGGCGGCGCTGCCGGCGCCCTGCCGCCCGTGATCGGCCAGGCGGTCGTCACCGGCTCGGTCGGCATCGAGTCGCTGATCCTGTTCGCGATCATCTTCATCTGGACGCCGCCGCATTTCTGGGCGCTGGCGCTGATCAAGGCCGACGAGTACGCCCGCGCCGGCATCCCGATGATGCCGAACGTCGCCGGTCCGGCCTCCACGCGCCGCCAGATCGTGTGGTACTCGCTGTTCCTGGCGCCGCTCGGGCTCGCGCCGGTCGCGCTCGGCTTTGGCGGCCTGCTCTACGCGGTAATCGGTGTGGTTGGCGGCCTCGGCATGGTCGCCTTCAGCATCCGCGTGCTTCGGAACCGCGAGGGCGAAGCCGAGAAGCGCGCCGCCATGGGCATGTTCGGCTTCTCGATCCTCTACCTGTTCGCGCTGTTCTCGGCGCTGCTGGCCGAGCAGAGCTTCGGCCTGTTCCGCCCGGTCCTGGGCTGA
- a CDS encoding cytochrome c oxidase assembly protein, with protein sequence MTANRPDPARGATRTAFACAGLAVGMIGLAFASVPLYDAFCKATGYDGTPRQGPALAASAARTDDSMVVHFDTNVAPGLPWKFAPEANSIDAKLGETKTVFFRVQNTGSKPSTGVATFNVQPGLMGGYFVKIACFCFNEQTLQPGETLDVPVVFYVDPAVRDDSNTAHLSEMTLSYTYFASKNGQPVTAAVANSGSSGTKRDF encoded by the coding sequence ATGACCGCAAACCGTCCCGATCCCGCCCGCGGCGCAACACGGACCGCGTTCGCTTGCGCCGGGCTCGCGGTCGGCATGATCGGCCTCGCCTTCGCGTCGGTGCCGCTCTACGACGCCTTCTGCAAGGCCACAGGCTATGACGGCACGCCGCGCCAGGGACCGGCGCTCGCGGCATCGGCGGCGCGCACCGACGACAGCATGGTCGTGCATTTCGACACGAACGTCGCGCCGGGGCTGCCCTGGAAGTTCGCGCCCGAGGCGAACAGCATCGACGCGAAGCTCGGCGAGACCAAGACCGTCTTCTTCCGGGTGCAGAACACCGGCAGCAAGCCGTCCACCGGCGTGGCCACGTTCAACGTCCAGCCCGGTCTAATGGGCGGCTACTTCGTCAAGATCGCCTGCTTCTGCTTCAACGAGCAGACGCTGCAGCCGGGCGAGACTCTGGACGTGCCCGTGGTCTTCTATGTCGATCCGGCGGTCCGCGACGATTCCAACACCGCGCATCTCTCGGAGATGACGCTGTCCTACACCTACTTCGCCTCGAAGAACGGTCAGCCGGTGACGGCCGCCGTGGCGAATTCCGGTTCTTCGGGCACGAAGCGGGATTTCTGA